The Deltaproteobacteria bacterium DNA segment TGGTGAAGGGCGGCACCACCTACCGGATCCTCTCCGACCAGGTGGGGAGCGTGCGGCTCGTGGTGGACGCGAACACCGGCGCCGTCGCGCAGCGGATCGACTACGACGCCTTCGGCAACGTGCTCGCGGACACCAACCCGGGCTTCCAGCCGTTCGGGTTCGCGGGCGGGCTTACCGACATTGACACCGGGCTCGTGCGCTTCGGAGCGCGCGACTATGACCCGGCTGTCGGGCGGTGGACGAGCAAGGATCCGATTCGGTTCGACACCGGGGAGTGGAACTCTTACGGCTATGCGATCGGTGATCCGGTGGGCTTGGTCGATCCCAATGGGCTTTGGGCGGTCTCTCTCGAGGGCTACGCCGGCTACGGAGGCCGCGCCAGCCTCGGGGTCAGCGGCAACGGCCGGTTCTTCTTCTCGCTCGGTATAGGTGTTGGCCTCGGTTTCGGAGCGGGGTTCGATCCTACAGGGGAGCCGCCCGGCGCAGGGCCGTGTCCACGCGGCGGGGGGCCGGGCATCAACTTGAGCGTTGCTGGTAGCGCGGGTCTTGGTGCCGGGCCGGTCTCGGCCGCAGTGGAGAAGAGGCTTGGCTTCGGTCTCGATGGTCCGGGACAACCGAGAGGATTCAACGACACCACGTTGAGTAGATCGACTTCCTTGGATGATTGGCGGCCTCAGTTTAGAGCGTCAGCCTCGGCCACGGTGAACCTCACGTTCATCGGAAAGTAGTCCTCGCGTGAGTCCTTTCTCGAGAGAAGTGATCGTGGCTCTCGTTGGGGGCACCTCCGTGCTCGCCGCGCTGGCCATCTTCGACGTCCGCGGCGAACAGGTGGGTAGCCGAGAGATTGCCTGGATCGCCTCGTGTTTGGCGATGAGCGTCGTGGGCGCGGTCGCGACCGTCGGCCTCTTGAGGCGAGCCAGGTGGGCGCCCATGGGCGTAGCGGCGTGGAGCGGTATGGCTGTGCTCCTGACGATCGTTGCGCAGCTTCTGAGCAGGAATCCGCTTCCCTGGCTCGTGGTGGTGATCTTCGTCGGCGTGATGGTGCTTCTCTCGATGAAGATCGTCCGGTCGTTGAGCGGCTGAGCCATCGGCTGCGACCGCGTCTTTAGCCGCGTCCGACGCTCCGCGCCGCGGTGAGCGAGTTGACGAGTCGGATGACGGCGCGGCGGTCCTTCTCGGGGAGCGAGAGGACCTGCTGGAACTTCTTCCACAGGCGGCGGGCCTCGGGGTCCTCGGGGGCGGCGCGCAGCGGCCGCAGGGGCTTGAGGCCGAGCAGCTCGTCGCTCGAGACCTTGAGCACCTGGGCGAGCTCGACGACGACGGCGGTGGGCGGGTACTCGGCGACGGTCTCGTAGGCGGAGATCGCGCGCTGGCTCGAGCCGATCATGGCGGCGAGCTGGGCCTGGGTGATGCCGCGCTCGGCGCGCAGCTCGGCGAGCCGCTCTCCGAACGCAGACGTGGGGCGCACCTTCCTCGGCATCGTGGGGCCGAGTGTAAGGGCGGGTTCCGCCATTCCCGGGGTTCTCCGAGAGCGCGCTTGCCTCTGTGATACTCTAAATGTATATACCGGTGGACGGCATCCGGCCACCCGAAAAAGTCCCGCCCGGCGTCGCTTCGGACTTGACAGGGTTTCGGCCGGAGGGGGAAGGAGGGCCCTCGCATGGCGCGCATCCCGGCGGCGGAGCTCGAGCGGCTGAAGGCGGAGGTCTCGCTCGTGCGCCTGGCCGAGGCGCGCGGCGTGCGGCTCGAGCGCCGCGGCGGCGATCTCGTGGGCCTGTGCCCCTTCCACGACGACCGCGAGCCGAGCCTCGTCGTCACGCCGGCGAAGAACCTCTGGCACTGCCTCGGCGCCTGCCAGGCGGGCGGCACGGTGGTGGACTGGGTGATGCGGGCCGAGGGCGTCTCCTTCCGCCACGCGGTCGAGCTCCTGCGGCGCGACCTTCCTTCCTTAGCCGCTGCTTCCTCCGGCGCTCCGCCGCCGCGGCGCTCGACGGTGCCGAAGCTGCCGAGCCTGCTCGACGCCACGGCCGAGGACGCCCAGCTCCTGCAAGACGTGGTGGCCTTCTACCACCAGACGCTCCTCAAGACGGAGGAGGCGCGCGCGTATCTCGCGAGCCGCGGCCTCGGGAGCGAGGCGGCGGTGCGCCGCTTCCAGCTCGGCTTTGCGAACCGCACGCTCGGCTACCGGATGCCGGCGAAGAACCGCAAGGAGGGGGAGGCGATCCGCGGCCGCCTGACACACCTGGGCGTCTTGCGCGAGAGCGGCCACGAGCACCTCGCCGGCTCGCTCGTGATCCCGATCTTCGACGAGGACGGCCGCGTGGCCGAGCTCTACGGCCGCAAGGTGACGCGCAACCTGCGGCCCGGGACGCCGGACCACCTCTACCTCCCCGGGCCGCACCGCGGCGTCTGGAACTACGAGGCCTTGCGCGAGCACGACGAGGTGATCCTGTGCGAGGCGCTCCTCGATGCGCTCACCTTCTGGGAGGCGGGCTTTCGCAACGTGACGGCGGCCTATGGGACGCAGGGCTTCACG contains these protein-coding regions:
- a CDS encoding helix-turn-helix transcriptional regulator, which encodes MRPTSAFGERLAELRAERGITQAQLAAMIGSSQRAISAYETVAEYPPTAVVVELAQVLKVSSDELLGLKPLRPLRAAPEDPEARRLWKKFQQVLSLPEKDRRAVIRLVNSLTAARSVGRG
- a CDS encoding RHS repeat-associated core domain-containing protein → VKGGTTYRILSDQVGSVRLVVDANTGAVAQRIDYDAFGNVLADTNPGFQPFGFAGGLTDIDTGLVRFGARDYDPAVGRWTSKDPIRFDTGEWNSYGYAIGDPVGLVDPNGLWAVSLEGYAGYGGRASLGVSGNGRFFFSLGIGVGLGFGAGFDPTGEPPGAGPCPRGGGPGINLSVAGSAGLGAGPVSAAVEKRLGFGLDGPGQPRGFNDTTLSRSTSLDDWRPQFRASASATVNLTFIGK